A region from the Sutcliffiella horikoshii genome encodes:
- a CDS encoding diacylglycerol/lipid kinase family protein, translated as MYHVIVNKIAGNGKGLRMWKEAEKFLEKKSVTYHVSFTEYAGHAGELIENIEENVVHAVVVVGGDGTIHEVVSKLVHKKVALGIVPAGSGNDLARSLGVPFDVEGALFRILKGSYQLIDVPKVGEEHYISIAGLGFDGKVAEVTNRSRAKRLLNKLGLGGLSYVLNIFRVLFTYQPSDVSVAVDGRLYKFQDVWLIAVANLPYYGGGIMICPDACGNDGALDICVVSGIGRWELLFVFPLAFKGKHIKHRNVTMLRGSSIQVSTSSSMIMQCDGEIVPNGTIDFSVEKKAIKIF; from the coding sequence GTGTATCATGTTATTGTCAACAAAATTGCCGGAAATGGAAAAGGACTTCGTATGTGGAAAGAAGCGGAGAAGTTTTTAGAAAAGAAAAGTGTAACTTATCACGTCTCATTTACTGAATATGCAGGTCATGCCGGTGAATTGATAGAAAATATAGAGGAGAATGTGGTTCATGCTGTCGTGGTAGTCGGTGGAGATGGTACCATTCATGAAGTGGTGAGTAAATTGGTTCATAAAAAAGTGGCTCTCGGGATTGTTCCTGCCGGTTCGGGAAATGACTTGGCAAGAAGCCTTGGAGTCCCTTTTGATGTAGAAGGAGCATTGTTTAGGATATTAAAGGGTTCCTATCAACTAATAGATGTACCCAAAGTAGGTGAAGAGCATTATATTTCGATAGCGGGGCTTGGGTTTGACGGCAAGGTTGCAGAAGTGACCAATAGGTCAAGGGCGAAACGTTTATTGAATAAATTAGGCTTAGGTGGCTTGTCTTATGTGCTGAATATTTTCAGAGTTCTTTTCACCTATCAACCGTCTGATGTTTCTGTTGCAGTAGATGGAAGGTTATATAAGTTTCAGGATGTGTGGCTGATAGCGGTAGCAAATCTCCCCTATTATGGAGGAGGAATCATGATCTGCCCAGATGCCTGCGGAAATGACGGGGCATTGGATATATGTGTGGTTTCTGGTATTGGAAGATGGGAGTTATTATTTGTGTTTCCGCTTGCTTTTAAAGGAAAACATATTAAACACCGAAATGTCACGATGCTTAGAGGCTCATCCATACAAGTTAGCACGAGTTCATCCATGATCATGCAATGTGACGGAGAAATCGTTCCAAATGGAACAATTGATTTTAGCGTGGAAAAGAAAGCTATAAAGATTTTTTAA
- the gcvH gene encoding glycine cleavage system protein GcvH codes for MSTPKDLRYSEEHEWVKVEGEKVRVGITHFAQSELGDIVFVELPEVGDEISADEPFGSVESVKTVSELYAPISGKVVEVNEDLNDSPEFVNESPYEKAWMIVVEPADAGEVDNLMTAEQYEEMTKED; via the coding sequence ATGAGCACACCTAAAGATTTACGTTATTCCGAAGAGCATGAATGGGTAAAAGTTGAAGGAGAAAAAGTACGAGTGGGGATTACGCACTTTGCACAATCCGAGCTTGGCGATATCGTGTTTGTTGAACTTCCTGAAGTTGGAGATGAAATCTCTGCAGACGAGCCATTTGGAAGTGTAGAATCTGTAAAAACAGTTTCTGAACTTTACGCTCCTATTAGCGGAAAAGTGGTAGAAGTGAATGAAGATCTAAATGACAGCCCTGAGTTTGTGAACGAATCTCCATATGAAAAAGCATGGATGATTGTGGTGGAACCTGCAGATGCTGGCGAAGTTGACAATTTAATGACTGCTGAGCAATATGAGGAAATGACAAAAGAAGACTAA
- a CDS encoding YusG family protein — protein sequence MTLDNKRLDITDRVNGKLTNQGFELYVENESIGQVTFTEQGNQYALKNGYEQEGSKIFQQVQVPSEKDAKYVDCDYENGWC from the coding sequence ATGACGTTGGATAATAAAAGGTTGGACATCACCGACCGAGTAAATGGTAAGCTGACAAACCAAGGCTTTGAGCTTTATGTGGAGAATGAATCCATCGGTCAAGTGACATTTACCGAACAAGGCAACCAATACGCATTGAAAAATGGCTATGAACAAGAAGGAAGCAAGATCTTCCAACAAGTTCAAGTGCCGTCTGAAAAAGATGCCAAATATGTAGATTGCGACTACGAAAATGGATGGTGTTAA
- a CDS encoding Crp/Fnr family transcriptional regulator: protein MSSVTEKLSKELKEFLFSSFEKKLAVKKGAYLFQEGMVASEIYLILNGSFKISKVTPDGQELTLRLCSEDDLIGELTLFCAGAIYMLSAKSMDEKGEVLVIPKALLERKLAENGKLALEFMKWMSLHYRKTQTKFRDLVLNGRKGALFSTLIRMSNSYGILKEEGILIDLPLTNQELANYCGTSREVVNRMLSDLKKNGVVSVDKGRITIHDLNHLKVEIHCENCPDELCRID, encoded by the coding sequence ATGAGCTCTGTGACGGAAAAATTATCAAAAGAATTAAAAGAGTTTTTGTTCTCTTCTTTTGAAAAGAAATTGGCTGTCAAAAAGGGAGCTTATTTATTTCAAGAGGGTATGGTAGCCTCTGAGATATATTTAATTTTGAATGGAAGCTTTAAAATAAGTAAGGTGACCCCTGATGGCCAGGAACTTACATTAAGGTTATGTAGCGAAGATGACTTAATTGGAGAGTTAACCTTGTTTTGCGCAGGAGCGATCTATATGTTAAGTGCAAAATCAATGGACGAAAAAGGAGAAGTTTTGGTTATCCCCAAGGCTTTGCTGGAACGGAAACTCGCGGAAAACGGGAAGCTCGCTCTGGAATTTATGAAATGGATGAGCCTTCACTACCGTAAAACTCAGACAAAGTTCAGGGATTTAGTATTGAATGGAAGAAAAGGTGCCTTGTTCTCCACTCTGATCAGGATGTCCAATAGCTATGGGATCTTAAAAGAGGAGGGTATCTTGATTGACCTTCCCTTAACCAATCAGGAGTTGGCCAACTATTGCGGAACCTCACGGGAAGTAGTGAATAGAATGCTCTCTGACTTGAAAAAGAACGGCGTTGTGTCTGTTGATAAGGGACGGATTACCATACATGACTTGAATCATCTGAAGGTGGAGATTCATTGTGAAAATTGTCCTGATGAGTTGTGCCGGATCGACTAG
- a CDS encoding MetQ/NlpA family ABC transporter substrate-binding protein — MKKVLSFAVISLLVLVLAACGGGEKGIEEGKLVIGASNVPHAEILEEAKPLLEDQGIELDIQTYTDYIIPNQALRDKDIDANFFQHEPYLKSQIEENDYEFVSAGGVHIEPIGVYSKEYDSLEELPEGAEILMSNSVADHGRILAMLEEKGLITLKEGVEVTSASVDDIDENPKNLEFNTQFEAAFLPQAYLNGDGDAVLINGNYALGADIDPEKEAIALESGENNPYVNLIVVREEDKDNEQIKALVEVLQSDEIKAFIEEEYKGSVLPAKASDEE; from the coding sequence ATGAAAAAAGTTTTAAGCTTTGCTGTAATATCATTGTTAGTGTTAGTACTTGCTGCATGTGGCGGCGGTGAAAAAGGTATAGAGGAAGGTAAGCTGGTAATAGGTGCATCTAATGTACCGCATGCAGAAATCCTTGAAGAAGCAAAACCTTTATTAGAAGACCAGGGAATTGAATTAGACATTCAAACATATACAGATTACATCATTCCCAACCAAGCTCTACGTGATAAAGATATTGATGCGAACTTTTTCCAACATGAACCTTATCTGAAAAGTCAAATTGAAGAAAATGATTACGAATTTGTAAGTGCAGGCGGCGTTCACATTGAACCAATCGGTGTATACTCAAAAGAGTATGACAGCTTGGAAGAGCTTCCTGAAGGAGCGGAAATCTTAATGAGTAACTCTGTTGCCGATCATGGCCGTATCCTTGCAATGCTTGAAGAAAAAGGACTAATTACATTAAAAGAAGGTGTAGAAGTTACATCTGCATCTGTTGATGATATTGATGAGAACCCTAAGAATCTTGAGTTCAATACTCAATTCGAAGCAGCTTTCCTTCCGCAAGCATACTTGAATGGCGACGGAGATGCAGTACTGATTAACGGTAACTATGCACTTGGCGCTGATATCGATCCAGAAAAAGAAGCAATCGCTTTAGAATCTGGTGAAAACAATCCTTACGTAAACCTTATCGTTGTTCGTGAGGAAGATAAAGATAATGAACAGATCAAAGCATTGGTAGAAGTGCTTCAATCTGATGAGATTAAAGCATTTATCGAAGAAGAATACAAAGGATCCGTGCTTCCTGCAAAGGCATCTGACGAAGAATAA
- a CDS encoding arsenate reductase family protein, which yields MTVTFYWYPKCGTCRNAKKWLEANGVAVEEVHIVENPPSREKLEELYKKSGLELKKFFNTSGMKYRELGLKDKVKTASEGELLDILATDGMLIKRPITTDGSKVTVGFNEKQFEETWK from the coding sequence ATGACAGTAACGTTTTATTGGTATCCTAAATGTGGCACATGCCGCAATGCTAAAAAGTGGCTTGAGGCGAATGGTGTAGCGGTAGAAGAAGTACATATTGTCGAAAATCCACCATCACGTGAAAAGTTAGAGGAGCTGTACAAAAAAAGCGGTCTCGAACTGAAGAAGTTCTTTAATACAAGTGGCATGAAATATCGTGAGCTTGGGTTGAAGGATAAAGTAAAAACAGCATCCGAAGGGGAGTTGCTTGATATTCTTGCAACAGACGGGATGCTAATTAAGCGCCCGATTACTACGGACGGCAGCAAAGTAACAGTTGGATTTAATGAAAAGCAGTTTGAGGAAACATGGAAATAG
- a CDS encoding thioredoxin family protein, whose product MKDWTKKELLQEINENKLSVVYFFTPMCGTCQVAKRMMDVTKELFPHLTFGMLDVNYIQDLAMKWEIESVPCLMIFENGEIKEKIYAFRSVEYLYGLIKQYDGK is encoded by the coding sequence ATGAAGGATTGGACGAAGAAAGAGCTTTTACAAGAAATTAACGAAAATAAACTCAGTGTGGTTTATTTTTTCACCCCTATGTGTGGGACATGTCAGGTTGCCAAAAGAATGATGGATGTGACGAAAGAGCTTTTTCCGCATCTTACTTTTGGAATGCTTGATGTGAATTATATTCAAGATCTTGCTATGAAGTGGGAAATCGAAAGTGTTCCGTGTTTGATGATTTTTGAAAATGGCGAGATAAAGGAAAAGATATATGCTTTTCGTTCTGTGGAGTATTTGTATGGACTCATTAAACAGTATGATGGAAAGTAA
- the sufC gene encoding Fe-S cluster assembly ATPase SufC produces MGSTLTIKDLHVSINDKEILKGVNLEVKGGEIHAIMGPNGTGKSTLSSAIMGHPKYEVTSGSITFDGEDVLEMEVDERAQVGLFLAMQYPSEISGVTNADFLRSAINARREEGDEISLMKFIRKMDKNMDFLEMDQAMAQRYLNEGFSGGEKKRNEILQLMMIEPKIAILDEIDSGLDIDALKVVSKGINEMRGDDFGCLIITHYQRLLNYITPDHVHVMMQGRIVKSGGKELAQRLEAEGYDWIKQELGIEDETVGQEA; encoded by the coding sequence ATGGGTTCAACGTTAACGATTAAAGATTTACATGTATCCATTAATGATAAAGAGATTTTAAAGGGTGTAAATCTTGAAGTAAAAGGCGGAGAGATTCACGCAATCATGGGTCCTAACGGAACAGGAAAGTCTACGCTTTCTTCTGCAATCATGGGACACCCGAAATATGAAGTAACAAGCGGAAGCATCACATTTGATGGTGAAGATGTTCTTGAAATGGAAGTGGATGAGCGCGCGCAAGTTGGCTTATTCCTTGCCATGCAATACCCAAGTGAGATCAGCGGTGTAACAAACGCGGACTTCTTGCGTTCTGCTATCAACGCTCGCCGTGAAGAGGGCGATGAGATTTCCCTAATGAAATTTATCCGTAAAATGGATAAGAACATGGACTTTTTGGAAATGGATCAAGCAATGGCACAGCGTTACCTGAACGAAGGTTTCTCTGGTGGGGAAAAGAAACGTAACGAAATTCTTCAATTGATGATGATCGAGCCTAAGATCGCTATTCTTGATGAGATTGACTCTGGTCTTGATATCGATGCATTGAAAGTTGTTTCTAAAGGAATCAACGAAATGCGCGGAGACGACTTCGGTTGCCTTATCATCACTCACTACCAACGTTTATTGAACTACATCACTCCTGACCACGTTCACGTAATGATGCAAGGACGTATCGTGAAGTCCGGTGGTAAGGAATTAGCGCAACGTTTAGAGGCAGAAGGTTACGATTGGATTAAGCAAGAACTAGGTATCGAAGACGAAACAGTCGGTCAAGAAGCGTAA
- a CDS encoding acyl-CoA dehydrogenase family protein, whose translation MSNTLENVIKGGSFLLDDIAAEKVFTPEDFSDEHKLIAKTTEEFVVNEVVPNLEEIEHHNFDISVKLLKEAGELGLLGADVQEEYGGFGLDKISSSLITEKFSRAGGFSLSYGAHVGIGSLPIVLFGNEDQKQKYLPKLSSGEMLAAYALTEPGSGSDALGAKTTAKLNDEGTHYVLNGEKQWITNAGFADVFVVYAKVDGEHFSAFIVEREFGGVSTGPEEKKMGIKGSSTRTLILEDALVPKENLLGEIGRGHVIAFNILNIGRYKLAVGTVGGSKRGIELAATYANQRQQFKTPIAKFSLIQEKLANMAVKTYATESSVYRTVGLFEDSMGRLTKEEEKDPNAVAKAVAEYAIECSLNKVFGSETLDYVVDEAVQIHGGYGFMAEYEVERMYRDSRINRIFEGTNEINRLLVPGTYLRKALKGELPLIQKAQSLQEELMMLMPEEVGDGVLEQEKYLVKNAKKIAILMTGLVAQKYGKALEREQELLVNIADIISNVYAMESAVLRTEKAIAKSGEDKNKLKVLYTQVFCQAAFNQIEADARETLVAAETGDTLRMMISALRKFTRHTPINVVAKKREIAAVVLDTQKYTV comes from the coding sequence ATGTCAAACACATTAGAAAACGTAATCAAAGGCGGAAGCTTCCTACTTGACGACATCGCCGCAGAAAAAGTCTTCACACCAGAAGACTTCTCAGACGAACACAAACTAATTGCCAAAACAACAGAAGAATTCGTCGTAAACGAAGTAGTTCCAAACCTAGAAGAAATCGAGCACCACAACTTCGATATCTCCGTAAAACTTTTAAAAGAAGCAGGCGAACTAGGCCTATTAGGAGCAGACGTTCAAGAAGAGTACGGCGGATTCGGACTTGATAAAATCAGTTCATCCCTAATCACAGAAAAATTCTCAAGAGCGGGCGGATTCTCCTTATCCTACGGAGCACACGTTGGAATCGGATCCCTTCCTATCGTTCTTTTCGGTAATGAAGACCAAAAGCAAAAATACCTTCCAAAACTGTCTTCTGGTGAAATGCTTGCAGCGTACGCATTAACAGAGCCAGGTTCCGGATCTGATGCACTTGGGGCGAAAACGACAGCTAAGCTTAATGACGAAGGCACACACTATGTACTGAATGGTGAAAAGCAATGGATCACAAATGCAGGCTTTGCTGATGTATTCGTTGTCTATGCAAAAGTCGATGGCGAGCATTTCTCTGCCTTCATCGTAGAGCGTGAGTTTGGTGGGGTTTCCACTGGACCGGAAGAAAAGAAAATGGGGATCAAAGGTTCTTCTACACGTACATTGATCTTGGAAGATGCATTAGTACCTAAAGAAAACCTTCTTGGTGAAATTGGTCGCGGCCACGTTATCGCATTTAACATTCTTAACATCGGACGTTACAAATTGGCTGTTGGAACAGTTGGTGGATCCAAGCGTGGAATTGAGCTTGCAGCAACGTATGCAAACCAACGCCAACAGTTCAAAACGCCAATCGCAAAGTTCTCCCTAATCCAAGAGAAACTTGCAAACATGGCTGTTAAAACCTATGCAACAGAAAGCTCCGTTTACCGTACTGTCGGCCTTTTCGAAGACAGCATGGGTCGCTTGACTAAAGAAGAAGAGAAAGATCCTAATGCCGTGGCAAAAGCTGTTGCTGAATATGCAATTGAGTGTTCTTTAAATAAAGTATTCGGTTCTGAAACGCTTGACTATGTAGTGGATGAAGCAGTTCAAATCCATGGTGGATACGGCTTTATGGCAGAGTACGAAGTAGAAAGAATGTACCGCGACTCCCGTATCAACCGTATCTTCGAAGGAACAAACGAAATCAACCGCTTATTGGTTCCGGGAACGTACCTGCGTAAAGCATTAAAAGGCGAACTTCCACTTATCCAAAAAGCGCAAAGCCTACAAGAAGAATTAATGATGCTTATGCCGGAAGAAGTTGGCGATGGAGTATTGGAGCAAGAGAAATATCTTGTAAAAAATGCTAAGAAAATCGCTATCTTAATGACAGGGCTTGTTGCTCAAAAGTATGGAAAAGCATTGGAAAGAGAACAAGAATTGCTTGTTAACATCGCTGACATCATCAGTAACGTCTATGCTATGGAGTCTGCAGTACTTCGTACGGAAAAAGCAATCGCAAAATCCGGCGAAGACAAAAACAAATTGAAGGTCCTTTACACGCAAGTATTCTGTCAAGCAGCGTTCAACCAAATCGAAGCAGATGCAAGAGAGACATTGGTAGCTGCTGAAACTGGCGATACACTTCGTATGATGATCTCTGCACTACGTAAATTCACTCGCCACACACCAATCAACGTTGTTGCGAAGAAACGCGAAATTGCAGCAGTCGTATTGGATACTCAAAAATATACAGTATGA
- a CDS encoding methionine ABC transporter ATP-binding protein: MISLQGVKKVFKTKNGVVTAVDNIDLSINQGEIFGVIGYSGAGKSTLIRMLNGLETPTDGVVDVAGRNLAKVKGKELREARQEISMIFQHFNLLWSRTVKENIAFPLEIAGVSSSERNKRVEELIKLVGLEGRGDSYPSQLSGGQKQRVGIARALANNPKVLLCDEATSALDPQTTDSILDLLVDINKRLSLTIVLITHEMHVIRKICHRVAVMENGKVVEQGDVLNVFRKPEQPITKRFVKQVTEPEDTQETVEHLLAEYPQGKVIQLTFVGTSAEQPLITNLIRRFPIDVNILQGKISQTQNGAYGTLFVHLDGEETQVQEALSFIREQQVELEVMTHA, encoded by the coding sequence ATGATTTCACTTCAAGGTGTAAAAAAGGTTTTTAAAACGAAAAACGGAGTAGTGACAGCTGTTGATAATATAGATCTATCCATCAACCAAGGAGAGATTTTCGGTGTTATTGGGTACAGCGGAGCAGGAAAAAGCACTTTAATCCGCATGCTAAATGGACTGGAAACGCCAACGGACGGAGTGGTGGATGTTGCAGGAAGAAACCTTGCAAAAGTTAAGGGCAAAGAACTGAGAGAAGCACGCCAGGAAATCAGTATGATCTTCCAGCACTTCAATCTGTTATGGTCAAGAACGGTGAAGGAAAATATCGCGTTTCCACTTGAAATTGCCGGAGTCAGCAGTTCAGAGCGTAACAAGCGAGTGGAAGAACTTATCAAGCTTGTAGGCTTAGAAGGAAGAGGAGACTCCTATCCATCTCAACTTAGCGGAGGTCAAAAGCAACGTGTAGGGATTGCAAGAGCGCTTGCGAATAACCCTAAAGTCCTTTTATGTGATGAAGCGACTTCGGCATTGGATCCACAGACTACAGATTCCATCCTAGACCTCTTAGTCGATATAAATAAACGTTTATCTCTCACTATCGTACTAATCACACATGAAATGCATGTTATTCGGAAAATTTGTCATCGAGTTGCGGTGATGGAAAATGGAAAGGTTGTGGAACAGGGAGATGTACTTAATGTCTTCCGTAAGCCAGAACAGCCAATTACAAAACGCTTCGTAAAACAGGTGACAGAACCAGAAGATACGCAAGAAACAGTGGAACACTTGTTGGCTGAATACCCACAAGGAAAAGTAATTCAACTAACATTTGTAGGAACTTCGGCAGAACAGCCTTTAATAACGAATTTGATTCGCAGATTTCCAATTGATGTGAACATCCTTCAAGGGAAAATCTCACAAACTCAAAATGGAGCATATGGCACACTTTTTGTGCACCTTGATGGAGAAGAAACGCAAGTACAAGAGGCATTGAGTTTTATCCGTGAGCAGCAAGTGGAGTTGGAGGTGATGACACATGCTTGA
- a CDS encoding MFS transporter — MLKNANWFQSFKRYDHNIQKLFIVNILTQIGLGIFMIVYNFYIRELGFAETVNGNVIAASSLAAAIILIPAGILSDRIGRKKMMLYGVFFSGIFMFLRSIFELESLLLVSAFIAGIAMAFIQVTAVPWLAESSTKEQRVKLFSYHFAVMMGANVVGNLLGGTLTDLLLHVVGLSPVWSIRLTLLLGSLIFMLGIIPLWKTTEVQREKENKAFTFKNFQASIPKGQWKLIFAFSFASILVGFGSGLVIPYLNMYFADRFGTSNSTIGIVLSLGQAVTAVAMIIGPAVVRKVGEMRAVVILQLLSLPFMLLTAFTQIFWLAALGFLFRQALMNAANPIISSMMMEKVDNSLKGFANSINQMVFSLGWASMGPVSMTIVLLYGEYWGYSIVFSITAVLYLTSSIFFYMMFREKTTATYQKAMVKTS, encoded by the coding sequence ATGTTGAAAAATGCAAACTGGTTTCAGTCATTTAAACGGTATGATCATAATATCCAGAAGTTGTTTATTGTTAATATCCTTACGCAAATAGGGCTCGGGATTTTTATGATTGTCTATAATTTTTATATAAGGGAGCTTGGGTTTGCGGAAACGGTAAATGGTAATGTCATCGCAGCTTCCTCATTGGCCGCAGCTATCATCTTAATTCCGGCGGGCATATTAAGCGATCGGATTGGCCGTAAGAAAATGATGCTATATGGTGTATTTTTTAGTGGCATTTTTATGTTTTTGAGAAGTATTTTCGAGTTAGAATCACTCCTTTTGGTCAGTGCTTTTATTGCAGGGATAGCGATGGCCTTCATTCAGGTGACAGCAGTACCATGGCTTGCGGAAAGCTCCACTAAAGAACAACGAGTTAAACTCTTCAGTTATCATTTTGCCGTTATGATGGGAGCAAACGTTGTCGGGAATCTCCTGGGAGGGACTTTAACTGATTTACTTTTACACGTTGTAGGACTTAGTCCCGTTTGGAGTATCAGGCTGACACTTCTTCTTGGAAGTCTCATCTTCATGTTGGGTATCATTCCTTTGTGGAAAACCACGGAAGTTCAACGGGAAAAGGAAAACAAGGCTTTTACTTTTAAAAATTTCCAAGCCTCCATACCAAAGGGACAATGGAAGCTAATCTTTGCCTTTTCTTTTGCATCTATTTTAGTAGGGTTTGGGTCTGGATTGGTCATTCCTTACTTGAATATGTACTTTGCAGATCGTTTTGGAACATCGAATTCTACCATTGGTATTGTGCTTTCCCTAGGTCAGGCAGTCACTGCAGTTGCCATGATTATTGGACCTGCGGTAGTCAGGAAAGTAGGGGAGATGAGAGCGGTAGTCATTTTACAGCTGCTTTCCTTACCGTTTATGCTACTAACCGCTTTCACACAGATTTTTTGGCTCGCTGCTCTCGGATTTTTATTTAGGCAGGCATTGATGAATGCGGCCAATCCAATTATTTCATCGATGATGATGGAGAAGGTAGATAACTCTTTGAAGGGGTTTGCTAACTCCATTAATCAAATGGTCTTCTCACTCGGGTGGGCAAGCATGGGTCCGGTCTCCATGACAATTGTGCTTTTGTACGGGGAATATTGGGGATATTCGATTGTATTCTCCATCACGGCTGTGCTTTATCTGACAAGTTCTATTTTCTTTTATATGATGTTTAGGGAAAAAACGACGGCAACCTATCAAAAAGCTATGGTAAAGACATCATAG
- a CDS encoding carboxymuconolactone decarboxylase family protein — protein sequence MEQHYEPKNYAEAALHDYKAGLGVFTEKMPELAHHYNEFTEACFKEGVLDKKQKQLIALGVSVYSQDEYCIVYHTKGCLDQGATEQEILEACGVTAVFGGGAAMSQSVTLVQSCISDFNELKH from the coding sequence ATGGAACAACATTACGAGCCGAAAAACTATGCAGAAGCAGCACTTCATGATTATAAAGCGGGACTTGGTGTATTCACTGAAAAGATGCCTGAGCTTGCACACCACTATAATGAGTTCACGGAAGCTTGCTTTAAAGAGGGCGTACTTGATAAAAAGCAGAAGCAATTGATTGCTCTTGGTGTGAGTGTGTATTCCCAAGATGAATATTGCATCGTTTATCACACAAAAGGCTGTTTAGATCAAGGTGCAACAGAGCAGGAAATCTTGGAAGCATGCGGCGTGACAGCAGTATTTGGAGGCGGCGCGGCAATGAGCCAATCCGTGACTTTGGTACAGTCTTGTATTAGTGATTTTAATGAATTGAAGCATTGA
- a CDS encoding toprim domain-containing protein — protein sequence MDFIHEEKIIIVEGKSDKKRVQEVINEPVHIICTNGTISVTKLDELMEDIMDKEVYILVDADSSGEKLRKLFKREFPEAEHLYIDKMYREVASAPHQHIATVLLSANIDIHAEYL from the coding sequence ATGGATTTTATACATGAGGAAAAGATCATCATAGTTGAGGGGAAATCAGATAAAAAACGCGTTCAGGAAGTCATTAATGAGCCAGTTCATATCATATGTACGAATGGCACAATCAGTGTCACGAAGCTTGATGAATTAATGGAAGATATTATGGATAAAGAGGTCTATATCCTGGTGGATGCAGATAGTTCCGGTGAAAAATTGCGAAAGCTTTTTAAAAGGGAATTTCCGGAGGCGGAGCACCTATATATTGATAAAATGTATCGAGAAGTGGCCTCAGCGCCACATCAACATATAGCTACGGTGTTATTAAGTGCTAACATTGATATTCATGCAGAATACTTGTAA
- a CDS encoding methionine ABC transporter permease: MLERVNWDKMWEATLETLYMSSISVVATFILGIVLGLLLFLTAKGNIWESRLINGLVAAFVNIFRSIPFVILIFLLIPFTRFIMDTIIGANAALPALIIGAAPFYARMVEIALREIDKGVIEAARSMGAKTSEIIWKVLLPESMPALVSGITVTAIAIVSYTAMAGIIGAGGLGNLAFLDGFQRNNWEVTLVCTVIILIIVFIIQFIGDLITNKLDKR; the protein is encoded by the coding sequence ATGCTTGAGAGAGTTAATTGGGACAAGATGTGGGAAGCAACCTTAGAAACTCTTTATATGAGCAGTATATCGGTTGTCGCTACGTTTATACTAGGAATTGTTTTAGGACTATTATTGTTTTTAACAGCTAAGGGGAACATATGGGAAAGCCGGTTAATTAATGGATTGGTTGCAGCATTCGTAAATATCTTCCGTTCCATCCCATTTGTCATTTTAATATTTTTACTTATTCCTTTCACAAGGTTCATCATGGATACCATTATCGGTGCAAACGCGGCATTGCCAGCCTTGATCATAGGAGCAGCACCATTTTACGCACGTATGGTTGAAATTGCATTACGTGAAATCGACAAAGGTGTCATTGAAGCAGCACGTTCGATGGGTGCAAAAACTTCAGAAATCATCTGGAAAGTACTCCTTCCGGAATCGATGCCAGCATTGGTTTCCGGTATAACTGTTACTGCCATTGCAATTGTAAGTTACACAGCGATGGCAGGGATCATCGGTGCAGGTGGTTTGGGTAACCTTGCATTCTTAGATGGTTTCCAGCGTAACAACTGGGAAGTAACCTTAGTGTGTACAGTCATCATCTTAATCATAGTATTTATCATCCAATTCATTGGAGATTTAATAACCAACAAACTAGACAAACGATAA